From Pararge aegeria chromosome 9, ilParAegt1.1, whole genome shotgun sequence, the proteins below share one genomic window:
- the LOC120626615 gene encoding uncharacterized protein LOC120626615 yields MLIQTYLLLIAVMIQGLLGGSTAEGIPEITVGHFRILDPSGFRIRWFPIEVKNDTDPIIGIKIKVWRTPCEIRTYKHHKDNKIFEVVKSEHLKFNRTTVPQELPENEYIVKPDEVSLSVPYIDPEVWYHVRMLAFTKTSEGPLSSPIQFKINTNDENDKKKSCERIISETEVLAAKE; encoded by the exons ATGTTAATTCAAACATACTTGCTGCTAATTGCGGTGATGATACAAGGTCTGCTTGGCGGCAGTACAGCTGAGGGTATTCCAGAAATCACAGTCGGACATTTTCGTATACTGGACCCTTCCGGGTTCAGAATCAGATGGTTTCCTATAGAAGTTAAGAATGACACTGATCCCATCATTGGAAtaaag ATCAAAGTATGGAGAACACCTTGTGAAATAAGAACTTATAAGCatcataaagataataaaatatttgaggTCGTGAAGTCAGAACATTTG AAATTCAATCGCACCACAGTACCTCAAGAGTTACCGGAAAACGAGTACATCGTGAAACCAGATGAAGTATCATTATCAGTGCCATACATCGACCCGGAGGTGTGGTACCACGTGCGCATGTTGGCATTCACGAAGACCTCTGAGGGCCCACTTTCAAGTCCTATTCAGTTCAAAATTAACACCAATGATGAGAATGACAAGAAGAAGTCATGTGAAAGGATTATTTCCGAAACTGAAGTTCTGGCGGCAAAAGAATAA
- the LOC120626508 gene encoding pickpocket protein 28-like produces MLEQRKFQALIMRDDKRRFKRRHISKSRTKSLPHIVREKMKKYLVLYLETSSIHGLNHLVAVGRHPCEIFLWFSMVLISVIGTVYFSWTTWIRYQSSPTVVSMERDMFAWNTTFPCLTLCPKDKIDTMKLNNYLDSSKEEDKDKLKTFIITLANATYENFDTVPKYDGIKSDDYLELLLNLSSLFKPTLTASPTGFNLEITPTVTEMGLCYAAFSNVAIYNSPQYRDDNRWDIVDQNSSFVVHPLDGEVFTQVNITSSYFAYIHGPMEIPDITSKHYYSSELLYMTLYVNTMAVYTSSDAASLNIAQRRCRFHNENNLKHHSVYTYNMCRIECRIQLSLKHCHCIPHFYRRIGDEKICDVKGLHCLHKHKDLLLKLRDRDGNKVNCSCLPLCDDVYYIIDTYTLQEWALSTTMIQWGMVRYPRLRYKRDIIFGFTDVLVAVGGMAGLFLGCSVLSFIEIAYFLTLRLFFYTTSSIKN; encoded by the exons ATGTTGGAGCAGCGGAAATTCCAAGCCCTTATAATGAGAGACGATAAGCGTAGATTTAAGCGGCGCCATATCAGCAAATCACGAACTAAATCACTACCCCACATCGTCAGAGAGAAGATGAAGAAGTACTTGGTGCTGTATCTAGAAACTTCTTCAATACATGGTTTAAACCATCTTGTGGCTGTTGGGAGACATCCCTGTGAAAT ctTCCTCTGGTTCTCAATGGTGTTGATATCAGTTATCGGCACAGTCTATTTCTCGTGGACCACATGGATTCGATATCAGTCGTCGCCAACGGTTGTGTCCATGGAACGTGACATGTTCGCGTGGAATACCACCTTCCCTTGCCTGACTCTCTGTCCTAAAGATAAAATTGACACCATGAAACTGAATAATTACCTCGA TTCCTCAAAGGAAGAAGACAAAGACAAACTCAAAACTTTCATCATTACATTAGCAAATGCCACTTACGAAAACTTCGATACAGTGCCGAAATACGACGGCATAAAATCTGATGATTATTTGGAACTTCTATTGAATTTATCATCTCTATTCAAGCCCACTCTAACAGCCAGTCCCACCGGATTTAATCTTGAAATAACACCTACTGTCACAGAGATGGGGCTTTGCTATGCCGCTTTTTCAAATGTTGCTATATACAATTCCCCTCA ataTAGAGACGATAATAGATGGGACATTGTCGACCAAAATTCTTCATTTGTTGTCCATCCGTTAGATGGCGAAGTATTTACTCAAGTCAATATCACGAGCTCTTACTTT GCTTACATTCACGGCCCAATGGAGATTCCTGACATCACGTCAAAGCATTATTATTCTTCAGAGTTGCTGTACATGACACTTTACGTTAATACTATGGCTGTATACACTTCATCAGACGCTGCGAG cttaaatatCGCCCAACGTCGTTGTCGTTTCCATAACGAGAACAATCTGAAACATCACTCTGTGTACACATATAACATGTGTCGCATCGAGTGCAGGATCCAGCTCAGTCTGAAACACTGTCACTGCATTCCACACTTCTACAGAAGGATCG gcGACGAAAAAATATGCGATGTCAAAGGACTGCATTGCTTACATAAACATAAAG atttacttttaaaattgaGAGACAGAGACGGGAATAAAGTGAACTGTTCATGTTTGCCACTATGTGATGATGTCTACTATATTATAGATACTTAT ACATTACAAGAATGGGCGCTTTCTACAACGATGATTCAGTGGGGTATGGTGCGTTATCCGAGATTGAGATATAAACGAGATATTATCTTCGGATTCACTGATGTTTTAG tggcgGTCGGTGGAATGGCGGGCCTCTTTCTGGGGTGCAGTGTCCTCAGCTTCATAGAGATCGCGTATTTTCTCACcttacgactatttttttatacgacGAGCAGTATCAAAAACTAG